In one window of Leptospira sp. WS92.C1 DNA:
- a CDS encoding YaaR family protein: MKVLIPPYQPPRKEAETRQTAKGKKNGVSSVSGGSSANQTEAIESPASSSFLDILEEIVPSGSESTKDLNALWRDLPEIEKRFLDLPSIENLEAYQRHVQSITKAVIDQNMRVETFSRRMKGEAKKLYHVVKIIDEKIQILAELIMNEGNSAFKLLKSLTDIRGLLLDIQE; the protein is encoded by the coding sequence TTGAAAGTACTTATACCGCCATATCAACCTCCTAGAAAAGAAGCAGAAACCAGACAAACTGCCAAGGGTAAAAAGAATGGCGTATCCTCCGTTAGCGGGGGAAGTTCTGCAAATCAAACCGAAGCGATCGAAAGTCCCGCGTCTTCTTCCTTTTTAGATATCTTAGAAGAAATTGTTCCTTCCGGATCCGAATCCACAAAAGACTTAAACGCTCTCTGGAGAGATCTTCCCGAAATCGAAAAACGATTCTTAGATCTCCCATCCATAGAAAATTTGGAAGCGTATCAAAGACACGTTCAGTCCATTACAAAGGCAGTTATCGATCAGAATATGAGAGTAGAAACGTTTTCTAGGAGAATGAAAGGCGAGGCAAAAAAACTCTATCACGTCGTAAAGATCATCGATGAGAAGATTCAAATTTTGGCAGAACTGATCATGAACGAAGGAAATTCCGCTTTTAAACTTTTAAAATCCCTGACGGATATTCGAGGGTTACTGCTGGACATTCAAGAATAG
- a CDS encoding ParB/RepB/Spo0J family partition protein, with translation MAIKPKALGRGLGNLIPVNENKTPIDSSSEGALREIRLNEIRPNPGQPRKTFSEESLRELSETIKAHGVIQPIVVKQLDVGYEIISGERRYRACKLAGFVKIPAVVKNVSENQSMEMAIIENIQREDLNPIEEAIAYKTLSEKLNLKITDISTRVGKNRSTISNLIRLLQLPDIVQDLIKNGRISEGHARPLLSLADRKKIEQLAYQIAEKGLTARQVEELVSNLTEEKSAPEKKKSRKDVNIVELENKFRKKYSMKIEIGHNQSSGKGKMTIAYPNLEAMERIIEALGLQGKH, from the coding sequence ATGGCGATCAAACCCAAAGCCCTCGGTAGAGGACTTGGAAATTTAATTCCGGTTAACGAAAACAAAACCCCGATCGATTCTTCATCCGAAGGAGCGCTTCGTGAAATTCGTTTGAATGAAATTCGTCCCAATCCGGGACAGCCGAGAAAAACATTTTCGGAAGAATCTCTCAGAGAACTTTCGGAAACGATCAAAGCTCACGGCGTCATTCAACCGATCGTGGTAAAACAATTGGATGTCGGTTACGAAATTATTTCCGGAGAACGACGATACAGAGCTTGTAAGCTTGCCGGCTTTGTAAAAATTCCCGCAGTCGTTAAGAATGTTTCCGAAAATCAATCGATGGAAATGGCGATCATAGAAAACATTCAAAGAGAGGATCTCAATCCAATTGAAGAGGCGATTGCTTACAAAACTCTTTCCGAAAAGCTAAATCTAAAGATCACGGACATCTCCACTCGAGTCGGAAAGAATCGTTCTACAATATCGAATTTAATTCGTCTTTTGCAACTTCCTGACATAGTTCAAGACCTGATTAAAAACGGAAGAATCTCGGAGGGACATGCAAGGCCTCTTTTGTCTTTGGCTGATCGAAAAAAAATCGAACAACTTGCCTATCAAATCGCCGAAAAAGGTTTAACAGCAAGACAAGTGGAAGAACTTGTTTCCAATCTTACCGAAGAAAAATCCGCTCCCGAAAAAAAGAAGTCTCGGAAAGACGTCAACATCGTAGAACTGGAAAACAAGTTTAGAAAAAAGTACTCTATGAAAATCGAAATCGGGCACAACCAAAGTTCCGGTAAAGGAAAGATGACGATTGCGTATCCGAATTTAGAAGCGATGGAAAGGATTATAGAGGCTCTCGGGTTGCAAGGGAAGCATTAG
- a CDS encoding M23 family metallopeptidase produces MDIKATSALIYYRLRYKYQEYKLKLDLKLSELNRKGRERLTVMVIPHSEHKTINFHISYRAISIFVGTIFILLIISSINVLSHSGSVHQLTELNLSNKDFIRQSAKMKEEINSLHEYVEYYYGRLARLYVRLGGDPAKVSKGIGGAEHLSTQPPSIIEPKSSNSATNELPEGAAVFRLKEDVHNLRISNELTQDIISILKKRKNILKQTPSIWPVKGYVLYPYGPYFNPITGRKEYNSGVDIGSFAGSEVMATAPGTVYEIGYTRNTGYFVKVGHKYGWKTIYSNMDRLKVKQGQQVSKTEVIGFVGKTEASPNYMLHYEIHVGTSTKNPFAFLNQIQD; encoded by the coding sequence GTGGATATCAAAGCAACTTCCGCACTTATTTACTATAGACTGCGTTATAAGTACCAAGAGTACAAACTAAAGCTGGATCTAAAACTCTCCGAACTCAACCGTAAGGGAAGAGAAAGACTTACGGTTATGGTGATCCCCCACTCAGAACACAAAACCATCAACTTTCACATTTCCTATAGGGCGATTTCGATCTTTGTTGGAACGATCTTTATTCTTCTTATCATCAGTTCGATCAACGTACTCAGTCACAGCGGTTCAGTTCATCAACTTACCGAACTCAATCTTTCTAATAAAGACTTTATCAGACAATCTGCGAAGATGAAAGAAGAGATCAATTCTCTTCATGAATATGTGGAATACTATTATGGAAGATTAGCAAGACTTTATGTACGACTCGGAGGCGACCCGGCTAAGGTTTCCAAAGGAATCGGAGGAGCAGAACACCTTTCCACTCAACCGCCTTCTATCATAGAACCGAAATCATCCAATAGCGCGACAAACGAATTGCCTGAGGGAGCAGCTGTTTTCAGACTTAAAGAAGACGTTCACAACCTAAGGATCAGCAACGAACTCACTCAGGATATCATTTCCATTCTTAAAAAAAGAAAAAACATTCTGAAACAAACTCCTTCGATCTGGCCGGTAAAAGGTTATGTTCTTTATCCTTACGGACCTTATTTCAATCCAATCACCGGAAGAAAAGAATACAACAGCGGTGTGGATATTGGTTCGTTCGCTGGATCCGAAGTAATGGCAACCGCTCCAGGAACCGTTTATGAAATCGGCTATACAAGAAACACAGGTTACTTTGTAAAAGTCGGGCATAAATACGGATGGAAAACCATCTATTCCAATATGGATCGTCTCAAAGTAAAACAAGGCCAGCAAGTTTCTAAAACAGAAGTGATCGGTTTCGTCGGAAAGACGGAAGCTTCTCCGAATTATATGCTTCATTATGAAATTCATGTTGGAACTAGCACGAAGAATCCCTTTGCTTTCCTCAACCAAATTCAGGACTGA
- a CDS encoding polymer-forming cytoskeletal protein, with the protein MATTEEHLIVNSIIGEGAEFSGEFKLSGLLRIDGIFRGSIKTEGKVLIGKSGIVDTDIKARIVVAGGEINGNIYASERVTLLASCRMKGDIVSPRIVMEEGVQFEGNCKINPVAH; encoded by the coding sequence ATGGCCACAACAGAAGAACACTTAATCGTAAATAGCATCATTGGCGAAGGCGCTGAGTTCAGCGGTGAGTTTAAACTTTCCGGTCTTTTGCGTATCGATGGAATTTTTAGAGGATCGATAAAAACCGAAGGAAAAGTCCTAATCGGTAAGTCGGGAATCGTCGATACTGACATCAAAGCCCGAATTGTGGTCGCTGGCGGTGAAATCAACGGGAATATTTACGCAAGCGAACGAGTCACTTTACTTGCTTCCTGTAGAATGAAAGGAGATATCGTATCTCCCAGAATCGTCATGGAAGAAGGAGTACAATTCGAAGGCAATTGTAAGATCAACCCAGTTGCACATTGA